One stretch of Chryseobacterium sp. LJ668 DNA includes these proteins:
- a CDS encoding 5'-nucleotidase C-terminal domain-containing protein has protein sequence MQNKFLLLGIALLSLTACKTTLLQVTNVQTQKNISINQDLKDDENLAQFIEPYTLKLNKEMNQKISHTNVDLTKEGDNSNLGNLLADYTFDGADVWAKANLNKNIDAALINIGGIRTTIGKGDILRKNVFEVMPFENEVIIVKMKGADLQGLFDYYAKNQVNNPVSHLYIETNNGKLNKGLINGNQVNPSQDYYIATSDYLALGGDNMRFFAKGESIPTGIKLRDLFIDYFKRDQQISPKEEIRLNFIGKK, from the coding sequence ATGCAAAATAAATTCTTACTGCTAGGAATTGCCCTTTTATCACTCACCGCCTGCAAAACGACATTGCTGCAGGTTACCAATGTACAGACGCAGAAGAATATTTCTATAAATCAAGATCTGAAGGACGATGAAAATCTTGCTCAATTTATCGAGCCATATACCTTAAAACTCAATAAAGAGATGAACCAAAAGATCTCACATACCAATGTAGATCTTACAAAAGAAGGAGATAACAGTAATCTGGGTAATCTTTTGGCAGATTATACTTTTGACGGAGCTGATGTTTGGGCCAAAGCAAATCTTAACAAAAATATTGATGCAGCGTTGATCAACATTGGCGGAATCCGTACGACGATCGGGAAAGGCGACATCCTCCGAAAAAATGTTTTTGAAGTCATGCCGTTTGAAAATGAAGTGATTATTGTAAAAATGAAAGGAGCTGACCTTCAGGGATTATTTGATTATTATGCAAAAAACCAAGTCAACAATCCTGTTTCGCATTTATATATTGAAACCAATAACGGAAAGCTAAACAAAGGTTTGATTAATGGAAATCAAGTAAATCCTTCACAGGATTATTATATTGCGACATCAGATTACCTGGCTTTAGGTGGCGATAATATGAGGTTTTTTGCTAAAGGCGAATCAATTCCTACAGGTATAAAACTGAGAGATTTGTTCATCGATTATTTTAAGAGAGATCAGCAGATCAGTCCTAAAGAAGAAATTCGTCTAAATTTTATCGGGAAGAAATAA
- a CDS encoding peptide MFS transporter, whose product MNLTLEEIQNFKGKYPKQIWSLFFSEMWERFCFYGMRGMLVFFMISQLNFHEKEANLQYGATQAFVYAFTFVGGLFADKILGFRKSLFWGGLLMIVGSLILATDPHQFFFLGIAFTVVGTGFFKPNISSMVGQLYKPNDSRADAGFSLFYAGINLGALLGGYLCIAIGKGELFGGLISEEFRWNVAFGLAAIVMVISLINFVFTQKSLGTIGLEPESNKVITKKNLTKYIVSVVLIYLFFARMFIRFLDSSVFKTDSPKLILSLVAFTIVYAAISYLIYLGGKFLKYAVYLISLVFVPVIMLMVSVPEYTDYFMWTVGPLTLIYLFYEMSKVTSAERRKLWAALVFILFSILFWGIYEQSGGSLSIFAAKNLNKDLLGLDPNGVNNSGGAFFIIFLAPILGLLWIWMSKRKIEPNTIIKFGLGFIFLGLGYYVLFATRFFADLQGITSLNFFTIALLVITLGELCLSPIGLSIMTKLSTKNLQGMMMGMWFLASAYGQYVAGIIGASLVSAKENASNYDALLTYTEGYKQLALYAIIAGVVLILISPFVKKLMQEVK is encoded by the coding sequence ATGAATTTAACTTTAGAAGAAATACAGAATTTTAAAGGAAAATATCCAAAACAAATCTGGAGTCTTTTTTTTTCAGAAATGTGGGAACGTTTCTGCTTTTACGGAATGCGAGGAATGCTTGTTTTCTTCATGATCTCACAATTGAATTTTCATGAGAAGGAAGCCAATCTTCAATACGGCGCCACACAGGCTTTCGTGTATGCTTTTACATTCGTAGGCGGGCTTTTTGCCGATAAAATTTTAGGTTTCAGAAAATCGCTTTTTTGGGGTGGGTTGTTAATGATTGTTGGAAGTTTAATTTTAGCCACAGATCCACATCAGTTTTTCTTTTTGGGAATCGCATTTACCGTTGTCGGAACAGGTTTTTTTAAACCCAATATCTCTTCAATGGTTGGGCAGTTGTATAAACCTAATGATTCAAGAGCCGATGCCGGTTTTTCACTTTTTTATGCAGGAATTAATTTAGGAGCACTGTTGGGTGGTTATTTATGCATCGCAATCGGTAAAGGTGAGCTTTTCGGAGGTCTTATCTCTGAAGAATTCCGATGGAATGTTGCTTTTGGATTGGCGGCTATTGTAATGGTTATCAGTTTGATTAATTTTGTATTCACTCAGAAAAGCTTGGGAACAATTGGTTTAGAACCTGAATCAAATAAAGTGATTACAAAGAAAAATCTTACAAAATATATCGTTTCTGTTGTTCTCATTTATTTATTTTTTGCGAGAATGTTTATTAGATTTCTAGACAGTTCAGTGTTTAAAACAGACTCTCCAAAACTTATTTTGAGCTTAGTTGCTTTCACAATCGTATATGCTGCAATTTCTTATCTGATTTATTTAGGAGGAAAATTTTTAAAATATGCTGTGTATCTGATTTCTTTAGTATTTGTTCCCGTGATAATGCTAATGGTTTCTGTCCCAGAGTACACAGATTATTTTATGTGGACTGTAGGACCATTAACGTTAATTTATCTGTTTTATGAAATGTCAAAAGTAACTTCGGCCGAGCGAAGGAAACTCTGGGCAGCTTTGGTTTTTATCTTATTTTCGATTTTATTTTGGGGAATTTATGAGCAAAGCGGAGGGTCATTAAGTATTTTTGCAGCAAAAAATTTAAATAAAGACCTGTTAGGATTAGACCCGAATGGCGTCAACAATTCCGGAGGTGCATTTTTTATCATTTTCTTGGCACCAATTCTCGGATTATTATGGATTTGGATGAGCAAAAGAAAAATAGAGCCTAATACCATTATTAAGTTCGGGTTAGGATTTATTTTCCTTGGATTAGGATATTACGTGCTTTTTGCAACAAGGTTTTTTGCAGATCTACAAGGTATCACTTCGTTAAATTTCTTCACAATTGCTCTATTGGTTATTACGCTCGGAGAACTTTGCCTCTCACCTATCGGATTATCAATCATGACCAAACTTTCTACTAAAAATCTTCAGGGAATGATGATGGGAATGTGGTTTCTTGCCTCAGCGTACGGACAGTATGTTGCCGGAATTATAGGAGCAAGTTTGGTATCTGCAAAAGAAAATGCTTCCAATTATGATGCATTGTTAACATACACAGAAGGTTACAAACAATTGGCTCTGTATGCCATTATTGCAGGTGTGGTACTGATTTTGATATCTCCTTTCGTCAAGAAACTGATGCAGGAAGTAAAATAA
- a CDS encoding bifunctional metallophosphatase/5'-nucleotidase gives MDRKSFLKTITGGTLAMTLAPNLVMAEELNVSISKSSNKLTILHTNDQHSRIEPFDESYTKNPNQGGFARRATLIQKIRSEENNLLLLDSGDIFQGTPYFNFFGGELEFKLMSMMKYDASTMGNHDFDNGLDGFLKVLPNAQFPFICSNYDFKNTILDGKTSQYKIFSKNGIKVGIFGVGIQLDGLVGKKQYAETVWSDPIDVAQHYSDFLKKEKKCDLVICLSHIGYDYKDSPEKINDKILASKTENIDLILGGHTHTFLPEPQIFKNRQGKNVLVNQVGWAGLLLGRIDFFFDKNKNVQQISWKNQAIDSNIIA, from the coding sequence ATGGATAGAAAAAGTTTTTTAAAAACGATAACCGGAGGAACTTTAGCAATGACTTTAGCTCCTAATCTGGTAATGGCAGAAGAATTAAATGTAAGCATTTCTAAATCATCCAATAAACTAACGATTCTTCATACCAACGATCAGCACAGCAGAATTGAACCTTTTGATGAAAGCTATACTAAAAACCCGAATCAGGGAGGTTTTGCAAGAAGAGCGACTTTAATTCAAAAAATAAGAAGTGAAGAAAACAATCTTTTATTGCTCGATTCGGGAGATATTTTTCAGGGCACACCTTATTTTAATTTTTTCGGAGGCGAATTAGAGTTTAAGCTCATGTCGATGATGAAATATGATGCTTCCACGATGGGAAATCACGATTTTGATAATGGTTTAGATGGGTTTTTAAAAGTTTTGCCTAATGCGCAATTTCCTTTTATCTGCTCAAACTATGATTTTAAAAACACTATTTTAGACGGAAAAACTTCTCAATATAAAATTTTCAGCAAAAACGGAATCAAAGTCGGAATTTTTGGTGTTGGCATTCAGCTAGACGGTTTGGTAGGTAAAAAACAATATGCCGAGACGGTTTGGTCAGATCCTATTGATGTTGCTCAGCATTATTCTGATTTCCTGAAAAAAGAAAAAAAATGTGATCTAGTCATTTGTCTTTCACATATCGGATATGATTACAAAGACAGCCCGGAAAAAATAAATGATAAGATTTTAGCTTCCAAAACAGAAAATATTGACTTAATTTTGGGAGGTCACACTCATACATTTTTACCGGAACCTCAAATTTTTAAAAATAGACAGGGGAAAAATGTTTTGGTAAACCAGGTTGGCTGGGCAGGTCTTCTCTTAGGGAGAATAGATTTCTTTTTTGATAAAAATAAAAACGTACAACAGATTTCCTGGAAAAATCAGGCAATTGACAGCAACATAATAGCATAA
- a CDS encoding thioredoxin family protein produces MKKITILLFLFFSSLHFAQVQWMTIEEAINAQKTQPKKILIDFYADWCGPCKIMDKKTYGHPVIAEFLNQNYYAVKFNAEEKKQVEAFGRTFSNDTKEHKKGRNSLHEFTQFMNVGAVPSTVFLDESGAPITILQGELSAKELEPYLSLISNDLYKKIKTRQEWEDFQKKFKSNIKD; encoded by the coding sequence ATGAAGAAAATTACCATTCTATTATTCCTTTTTTTTAGCAGCTTACATTTTGCTCAGGTACAATGGATGACCATAGAAGAAGCCATAAATGCTCAAAAAACTCAGCCTAAGAAAATACTTATCGATTTCTACGCAGACTGGTGCGGACCGTGCAAAATCATGGATAAAAAAACATACGGACATCCTGTGATTGCAGAGTTTTTAAATCAAAATTATTATGCTGTGAAATTTAATGCCGAAGAGAAAAAACAGGTAGAAGCTTTCGGTAGAACATTTTCAAACGATACTAAGGAACATAAAAAAGGCAGAAACTCATTGCACGAATTTACACAGTTTATGAATGTAGGAGCTGTTCCCAGTACTGTTTTTTTAGATGAAAGCGGAGCACCAATAACCATTTTACAAGGAGAATTATCAGCAAAAGAACTCGAGCCTTATCTTTCATTGATTTCAAATGATTTATACAAAAAAATAAAAACACGTCAGGAATGGGAAGATTTTCAGAAAAAATTCAAATCGAATATTAAAGATTAG
- the dapA gene encoding 4-hydroxy-tetrahydrodipicolinate synthase, with amino-acid sequence MSILKGVGVALVTPFNEDLSVDFESLTKLVEYNIENGTNYLVVLGTTAEAATLSSDEKKQIVEHIIKVNDKRLPLVLGIGGNNTLEVKKQIEETDLSAFAAVLSVSPYYNKPNQEGLYQHYKALASTGKNIIIYNVPSRTGQNVEAETTLRLAKEFPNLFLIKEASPNILQYFDILRKKPEGFSIVSGDDEFTLPVTLAGGDGVISVIGQGYPKEFSTMVQLAFDKKVDEAYKIHNKLVEITRLIFAEGNPCGIKVILSEKGLIKNYLRLPLVPASEGLYGKIKAEMEKI; translated from the coding sequence ATGAGCATTTTAAAAGGAGTAGGTGTTGCTTTGGTAACGCCCTTTAATGAAGATTTATCCGTAGATTTCGAAAGTTTGACAAAACTTGTTGAATATAATATCGAAAACGGGACCAACTACTTGGTGGTATTGGGAACTACAGCGGAAGCTGCTACACTTTCTTCCGATGAGAAGAAACAGATCGTAGAGCACATCATTAAAGTCAATGATAAACGTCTTCCGCTCGTTTTAGGCATTGGAGGAAACAATACTCTTGAAGTCAAAAAGCAAATCGAAGAAACCGATTTATCTGCGTTCGCAGCAGTTTTATCAGTATCTCCTTACTATAATAAACCAAATCAGGAAGGGCTCTACCAGCATTATAAAGCTTTGGCTTCTACCGGAAAAAATATCATTATTTATAACGTACCTTCAAGGACGGGACAAAATGTTGAGGCTGAAACAACACTTCGTTTGGCAAAAGAGTTTCCAAATTTGTTTTTAATTAAAGAAGCTTCGCCTAATATTCTTCAGTATTTTGATATTTTGAGAAAAAAGCCGGAAGGATTTTCTATAGTTTCAGGTGATGATGAGTTTACGCTTCCTGTAACGTTAGCCGGTGGAGATGGAGTAATTTCTGTGATCGGACAAGGTTACCCGAAAGAATTTTCTACGATGGTTCAGTTAGCTTTTGATAAAAAAGTGGATGAAGCATATAAAATTCATAATAAATTAGTTGAGATCACAAGATTGATTTTTGCAGAAGGGAATCCTTGTGGGATTAAAGTAATTTTATCAGAAAAAGGATTGATCAAAAATTATCTGAGACTTCCATTAGTTCCGGCTTCAGAAGGGCTTTATGGAAAAATAAAAGCTGAAATGGAGAAAATTTAA
- a CDS encoding GNAT family N-acetyltransferase, with amino-acid sequence MKLIKATEEDIPVIQDLAKRSWRNAYAEILSEEQMKYMLDTMYSKAEISEHLKNPNYYYFLVFDEKSNSYDGFLGYENHYENQTTKLHRIYLVPESKGKGLGKKTLNFLNERVKESGDARIILNVNKYNSAKKFYESQGYKIYDEGVFDIGNDFVMDDYLMEIFL; translated from the coding sequence ATGAAACTAATTAAAGCAACAGAAGAAGATATACCTGTGATTCAGGATTTGGCAAAAAGATCCTGGAGAAATGCTTACGCAGAAATCCTTTCCGAAGAGCAAATGAAATACATGTTGGATACAATGTATTCAAAAGCTGAAATTTCTGAACATTTAAAAAATCCTAATTACTATTATTTTTTGGTTTTTGATGAAAAATCAAATTCTTATGACGGATTTTTAGGCTACGAAAATCATTACGAAAATCAAACAACCAAATTACACCGGATTTATTTAGTTCCGGAAAGCAAAGGAAAAGGCTTAGGAAAAAAAACTTTGAATTTTTTAAATGAAAGAGTAAAAGAAAGTGGAGATGCCAGAATTATTTTAAATGTTAACAAATATAATTCAGCAAAAAAATTTTACGAGTCTCAAGGCTATAAAATCTATGATGAAGGTGTTTTTGACATCGGAAATGACTTTGTGATGGATGATTATTTGATGGAGATTTTTTTATAA
- the recG gene encoding ATP-dependent DNA helicase RecG, with protein sequence MTLETSIEYVKGIGPERAKLIKNVLGISTVEDLLHFYPIRYIDKNKLYKIGSLQESNLEIQLKGKISNVQEIHNGKIKRLTAKFNDDTGSMDLVWFQYSKWLKEQLPMNREVFVFGKINAFNNQFSMPHPEIEIDENKEKDNRLRPIYPSSEKLVKRGLNQKFFQVILRNICKEIPNLIHENLPEYIIKSMKFLSRQQTYLNIHFPANFAYFEKANLRLKFEESFFFQLGFGLKKMHHKAKSNGNPFPIVGDYFTGFYENHMPFELTNAQKRVLKEIRSDMKKPIQMNRLLQGDVGSGKTMVALLTMLIALDNGFQSCLMAPTEILAQQHYNGIKDLLKDTPIKVSILTGSVKASARKIIHEELENGKLSILVGTHAVLEDKVKFKNLGLAIIDEQHRFGVAQRAKLWAKNKIPPHILVMTATPIPRTLAMSFYSDLDVSVIDEMPVGRKPIITAHRREKDRTFVYNFCRDEIKKGRQIYFVYPLIEESETLDYKNLMEGLEHVMQSFSEYNVAMLHGRMKPDEKDIAMNYFASGKAEIMVATTVIEVGVNVPNASVMVIESAERFGLSQLHQLRGRVGRGAEQSYCILMTSDKLSTESRTRIRTMTETNDGFKISEVDMQLRGPGDILGTQQSGVIDFKKLDLVNDSEIIKNTKNMVEKILEADPLLARIDHQLIKNYYLQYYKGKNKWSKIS encoded by the coding sequence TTGACTTTAGAAACTTCCATAGAATACGTCAAAGGAATTGGTCCTGAACGAGCCAAACTCATCAAAAATGTGTTGGGGATTTCCACTGTGGAAGACCTTCTGCACTTCTACCCTATTCGCTATATCGATAAAAATAAGCTATATAAAATCGGAAGCCTTCAGGAAAGCAATCTTGAAATTCAGCTGAAAGGGAAAATTTCTAACGTTCAAGAGATTCATAACGGGAAAATAAAAAGACTGACTGCTAAATTCAATGATGACACAGGAAGTATGGATCTTGTTTGGTTTCAATACTCAAAATGGCTGAAAGAGCAGCTTCCGATGAATCGCGAAGTTTTTGTTTTCGGAAAGATCAATGCGTTCAACAATCAATTCTCGATGCCGCACCCGGAAATTGAAATTGATGAGAACAAAGAAAAAGACAATCGCTTACGCCCCATTTATCCAAGTTCTGAAAAGCTGGTCAAAAGAGGCCTGAATCAGAAATTTTTTCAGGTAATTCTGCGGAATATCTGTAAAGAAATTCCTAATTTAATTCATGAAAATCTCCCCGAATACATCATCAAATCGATGAAATTTTTATCGAGACAACAGACTTATTTAAATATTCATTTCCCTGCAAATTTTGCGTATTTTGAGAAAGCGAATCTTAGATTAAAATTTGAAGAATCATTCTTTTTTCAGCTGGGTTTTGGTTTAAAAAAAATGCATCATAAAGCCAAATCAAACGGAAATCCGTTCCCGATTGTGGGCGATTATTTTACAGGATTTTATGAAAATCACATGCCTTTTGAACTTACCAATGCACAAAAAAGAGTTTTAAAGGAAATCAGATCAGATATGAAAAAGCCTATTCAGATGAACCGCCTTTTGCAGGGTGATGTAGGTTCAGGCAAAACCATGGTCGCTTTGCTGACAATGCTGATTGCTTTGGATAATGGCTTTCAAAGCTGTTTGATGGCTCCTACAGAAATTCTTGCCCAGCAACATTACAACGGAATTAAAGATTTACTGAAAGACACCCCTATTAAAGTCAGTATTCTTACCGGTTCTGTAAAAGCTTCTGCACGAAAAATCATTCACGAGGAACTGGAAAACGGTAAACTTTCAATTCTGGTGGGGACTCATGCCGTTTTGGAAGATAAGGTAAAATTTAAAAATCTCGGTTTAGCGATTATCGATGAACAGCATCGATTTGGTGTTGCGCAGCGGGCAAAACTTTGGGCGAAGAATAAAATCCCGCCTCATATTTTAGTAATGACCGCAACTCCTATTCCAAGAACTTTAGCAATGAGTTTTTACTCTGATCTTGATGTTTCGGTAATCGATGAAATGCCCGTTGGAAGAAAACCCATTATCACCGCTCATAGAAGGGAAAAAGATCGAACTTTTGTCTATAATTTCTGTCGTGATGAGATCAAAAAAGGAAGACAGATTTACTTTGTTTATCCTTTGATTGAAGAATCTGAAACATTAGATTATAAAAATTTAATGGAAGGCCTGGAACATGTAATGCAGTCTTTTTCTGAGTACAATGTTGCCATGCTCCACGGCCGTATGAAACCTGATGAGAAAGATATTGCAATGAATTATTTTGCTTCCGGGAAAGCTGAAATTATGGTTGCAACAACAGTAATTGAGGTTGGTGTCAATGTTCCAAATGCATCTGTTATGGTGATTGAAAGTGCGGAAAGATTCGGTCTATCACAGCTTCATCAGTTGCGTGGCCGCGTGGGAAGAGGTGCCGAACAGAGCTATTGTATTCTGATGACTTCCGACAAATTATCCACAGAAAGCCGAACCAGAATTAGAACGATGACCGAAACCAATGACGGCTTTAAAATTTCTGAGGTTGATATGCAGTTGCGCGGTCCGGGAGATATTTTGGGAACCCAGCAAAGTGGTGTCATTGATTTCAAAAAACTGGATTTGGTCAATGATTCAGAGATTATCAAAAATACCAAAAATATGGTTGAAAAGATTCTTGAAGCAGATCCTTTGCTTGCAAGAATTGATCATCAGCTGATTAAAAATTATTATTTGCAGTATTATAAGGGAAAAAATAAGTGGAGTAAGATTTCTTAA
- a CDS encoding peptide MFS transporter, whose protein sequence is MDTAVQAKTKHPKGLWVLFGTEMWERFNFYGMRALLTLFMVNSLLIKEADAAIIYGGFLALCYLTPLLGGFIADKYIGNRNAILVGGTLMALGQLLLFFSASTFSANLGGAKTMMWLALFIIIFGNGFFKPNISSMVGSLYPKQEKSKLDSAFTIFYMGINIGAFLGQFICPYLGDVKDSEGVRDIFAFKWGFLAASIAMLIGTVTFFILKNKYVVTPEGRPIGGLPKNNTSDDFEEGETQTAVFSGKNMGIAAVLFVALFFVFRYILVSEFGFSSVGMGQLIKGLIYPFIYAAGISLAFLIMSSAENKVERQRIWVIYIVSFFIIFFWAAFEQAGSSLTFIADNQTDRNIFGWNMPPSMVQIFNGLFVVVLALPFSLLWDKLRAQGKEPVSPMKQAMGLALIALSYFIIAYNVKDLGNTGLLAIKWLMLLYLIQTMGELCLSPIGLSLVGKLAPKRFASLLYGVFFISNAAGYALAGSLGAIIPATGDKFVKAEKLGVNLQDVLDKKVTLTPQQLALFEKEQLPTANTTFAGVEIHNLFEFFMVFVVLCGIAAVILAILSPRLKKMMNGVS, encoded by the coding sequence ATGGATACAGCGGTTCAGGCGAAGACTAAACACCCTAAAGGATTATGGGTTCTATTCGGAACAGAGATGTGGGAACGTTTCAACTTTTATGGTATGAGAGCATTGCTTACCTTGTTTATGGTAAACTCCCTCCTTATAAAAGAAGCAGATGCAGCAATTATTTATGGTGGGTTTTTGGCACTTTGTTATTTAACACCACTTTTAGGAGGTTTTATTGCAGATAAGTACATTGGTAACAGAAATGCAATTTTGGTAGGTGGTACTTTGATGGCACTTGGGCAATTGCTTTTATTCTTCAGTGCTTCTACGTTTTCTGCCAATTTAGGAGGTGCTAAAACAATGATGTGGCTGGCTTTATTCATAATTATTTTCGGAAACGGTTTCTTTAAGCCGAATATTTCTTCGATGGTAGGAAGTCTTTATCCTAAACAGGAAAAATCTAAGCTTGATTCTGCTTTTACCATTTTCTACATGGGTATTAATATTGGTGCATTTCTAGGCCAATTTATTTGCCCTTACTTAGGAGATGTAAAAGATTCTGAAGGTGTCAGAGATATTTTCGCTTTTAAGTGGGGGTTTTTAGCCGCTTCTATTGCAATGCTTATAGGAACAGTAACTTTCTTTATTCTTAAAAATAAATATGTTGTAACTCCTGAAGGAAGACCAATCGGTGGATTACCTAAAAACAATACCAGCGACGATTTTGAAGAAGGAGAAACACAAACGGCAGTATTTTCCGGTAAAAATATGGGGATTGCAGCAGTGTTATTCGTTGCATTATTCTTTGTATTCAGATATATTCTGGTGAGCGAATTTGGATTTAGCTCTGTTGGGATGGGACAATTAATTAAAGGATTAATCTATCCGTTCATTTACGCTGCAGGAATCTCTTTAGCATTCTTAATCATGAGTTCTGCTGAAAACAAGGTAGAAAGACAAAGAATCTGGGTGATCTATATCGTTTCGTTCTTCATCATTTTCTTTTGGGCAGCTTTTGAGCAGGCTGGTTCATCACTAACCTTCATCGCAGATAATCAAACCGACAGGAATATCTTTGGTTGGAATATGCCGCCGTCAATGGTACAGATTTTCAACGGGTTATTCGTTGTAGTATTAGCACTACCTTTCAGTTTACTTTGGGATAAATTAAGAGCACAAGGAAAAGAGCCGGTTTCGCCGATGAAACAAGCAATGGGACTTGCATTAATTGCATTAAGTTATTTCATTATCGCATACAACGTAAAAGATTTAGGGAACACAGGCTTATTGGCTATAAAATGGCTAATGCTACTATATTTAATTCAAACAATGGGTGAGCTTTGTTTATCACCAATCGGGTTATCTTTGGTAGGAAAATTAGCTCCAAAAAGATTTGCTTCTTTATTGTACGGAGTTTTCTTTATATCAAATGCTGCGGGTTATGCTTTAGCGGGTTCATTAGGAGCAATAATTCCGGCAACGGGAGACAAATTTGTCAAAGCTGAAAAACTAGGTGTAAACCTTCAAGACGTTTTAGACAAAAAAGTAACGCTAACACCACAACAATTAGCTTTATTTGAAAAAGAACAATTACCGACTGCAAATACAACATTTGCAGGAGTAGAAATTCACAACTTGTTTGAATTCTTCATGGTATTTGTGGTACTTTGCGGAATTGCAGCTGTCATTCTTGCAATTTTATCACCGAGATTAAAGAAGATGATGAATGGCGTAAGCTAA